In Terriglobia bacterium, a single genomic region encodes these proteins:
- the lepB gene encoding signal peptidase I: protein MNKRIWDSVKSIGSTLVFVWVFTQGVAQATVVPSESMTPTILVGDHFFLDKVAFPANYPGAIQKYLPSRTIQRGEILAFWSPEEPNLRLVKRVIGLPGETLQVRHRDVYINDKKLVERYAIHTDPVEFQRRDDFGPITLGPDQFFMMGDNRDNSNDSRFWGPAPRSSFIGTPLFIYWSYDDVPYTHQLSATEWVEHSASVAAHFLTRTRWLRTGTVLH, encoded by the coding sequence ATGAACAAACGCATTTGGGATTCGGTCAAGAGCATCGGTTCGACGCTGGTTTTTGTCTGGGTGTTCACGCAGGGCGTGGCGCAGGCCACCGTGGTGCCGAGCGAGTCGATGACGCCGACAATCCTGGTCGGCGATCACTTTTTCCTGGATAAGGTCGCGTTCCCGGCCAATTACCCCGGAGCCATTCAGAAGTATCTGCCGTCTCGAACCATTCAACGCGGCGAGATCCTCGCATTCTGGTCGCCCGAAGAACCCAACCTCCGGCTGGTCAAACGCGTCATCGGCCTGCCCGGCGAAACCTTACAGGTCCGTCATCGCGACGTGTACATCAATGACAAGAAGCTCGTCGAGCGCTACGCCATCCACACCGATCCCGTGGAGTTCCAGCGCCGCGATGACTTCGGCCCGATCACCCTCGGCCCCGACCAGTTTTTCATGATGGGCGACAACCGCGACAACAGCAACGACAGCCGCTTCTGGGGTCCGGCGCCGCGTTCCAGCTTCATCGGCACACCCCTGTTCATCTACTGGTCCTACGACGACGTGCCGTACACCCACCAGTTGAGCGCCACCGAATGGGTCGAACATTCCG